The following are encoded together in the Zingiber officinale cultivar Zhangliang chromosome 8A, Zo_v1.1, whole genome shotgun sequence genome:
- the LOC122009377 gene encoding proline-rich protein 12-like, whose product MRSFGKLTAVPGGRPASATALYAYSTLPGGGGGRGRGRGSGPPTRVPGQPAPHEGDEHGFAPPGVGRGRGQPVLPSSPVLPSFSSWMSPGDPASVGRGRGRFAPSPPPPPPPSDPSESSAGPKKPIFFRREEVPSDLGDKPKLAGSDEVAPLPRSMSPGPSGVGRGKPTRVPESDARPREENRHLRQRPAPRSGPETSAQTASQTRMGREEAVKRAVEVLSRSGGGQGPGRGRGGRTMTRGRGRGRGGRSGGRGGAEEQELDIGIYLGNNADGEKLEKRLGEEKMNLLNEAFEEMSLRALPSPLVQAYLEAQHYNNMIEYEPEYLVNFENPDIDEKPPMSLEEALQKAKPFLMAYEGFQSHEQWEEAVKEIMKKLPLKEELIEMYCGPDVITAKQQQEELERVAKTVPENVHSSVKKFTERAVLSLQSNPGWGFDKKCQFMDKLVREVSQHYK is encoded by the exons ATGCGGTCCTTCGGCAAGCTAACCGCCGTCCCCGGCGGCCGCCCCGCGTCGGCCACCGCCCTGTATGCCTACTCCACCTTGCCTGGTGGTGGTGGCggaagaggaagaggccgaggTTCGGGACCCCCGACCCGCGTCCCTGGCCAACCCGCTCCCCACGAAGGCGACGAGCATGGTTTTGCCCCGCCGGGCGTTGGCCGCGGGAGAGGCCAACCCGTACTACCGTCCTCTCCTGTCCTCCCCTCTTTCTCGTCTTGGATGTCCCCTGGGGATCCTGCTTCTGTGGGGCGGGGCCGCGGGCGCTTCGCCCCgtcgcctccgccgccgccgcctccttcCGATCCCTCCGAATCCTCCGCAGGTCCTAAAAAGCCGATTTTTTTCAGGCGGGAGGAAGTGCCTTCCGACTTGGGAGACAAACCTAAGTTAGCTGGCTCGGATGAAGTCGCTCCACTTCCTCGGAGCATGTCCCCTGGACCCTCTGGCGTCGGGAGGGGCAAGCCCACCCGCGTTCCCGAATCAGATGCCCGGCCGCGCGAGGAGAATCGGCATCTCCGGCAGAGACCAGCTCCTAGGTCTGGTCCGGAAACGTCTGCTCAGACGGCGAGCCAGACGAGGATGGGACGGGAGGAGGCTGTAAAAAGGGCTGTTGAGGTCTTGTCTCGTTCGGGCGGCGGGCAGGGCCCTGGGAGGGGAAGAGGAGGTAGAACGATGACCCggggaagagggagagggagaggcggaAGGTCCGGGGGACGAGGAGGAGCAGAAGAACAGGAACTCGACATTGGCATTTATCTTGGAAACAATGCTGATGGAGAGAAATTGGAGAAGAGGCTTGGAGAAGAGAAGATGAATCTACTGAAtgaagcatttgaagaaatgagcTTGAGAGCTCTGCCATCTCCACTGGTGCAGGCTTATTTGGAGGCCCAACACTATAACAATATG ATTGAGTATGAGCCAGAATACTTGGTTAATTTTGAAAATCCAGATATCGATGAGAAGCCACCGATGTCCCTTGAGGAAGCACTGCAGAAGGCTAAGCCATTCTTGATGGCCTATGAAGGGTTCCAAAGCCATGAACAATGGGAG GAAGCTGTAAaagaaattatgaaaaaattGCCTTTGAAGGAAGAACTTATTGAGATGTATTGTGGGCCTGATGTAATTACTGCTAAGCAACAACAGGAAGAGTTGGAGAGGGTGGCAAAGACTGTTCCAGAGAACGTACATTCTTCTGTGAAGAAGTTTACTGAGCGGGCTGTTCTTTCT